CGGATCGTTCGGGTCGACGCCCGAATCATACATACGGCGCTTGTCCGGATTGGACAGCACATCGTAGGCGTTGTTCACTTCCTTGAACTTGTCCTCGAATTCAGGGCCCGCGATGTCGGGGTGGTACTTACGGCTGAGCTTGCGGTATGCCTTCTTGATCTCGTCGTCACTGGCGCCGCGTTCCACACCCAGCGTCTCGTAATAATCTGCCACTTGATTGATCCTTTGTGTTCGTTTGGTCTGCGGGTCATTGTGCCACAGACGGCGGTCAGTCTTGGGTCCGGCCCTCGGAGAGGAAGGCGGTCAAATATCTGGCTACGGCCCTGACGGCGGCCATAGTGGCCGCATAGTCCATGTGGGTCGGCCCTATGGAGCCGACGAAGGCGATGGGTTCCGTGTCGTTCGTCTGGCTCTCCGTCTCGGATTCGGTTTCGGGTTCGCCTACGGGATCGTTCCCCGCCGGTTCGCCCGCCGCACCGCTGCGCCCATAGCCACTGCTGACCACGGAGGCATGCAGTAGGCCGGGAGTGTGCATTTCGGAGCCGATGGCCACGCCCACGCCGGATGCATTCGTCTCCTCACTCAGGTTGCTCATGAGCTTCATCAGCACGACCTGTTCTTCCAGCGCGTCGAAGAGCGGGGCCAGATCGGCCAGGGACCGGGAGTGGGCCAGGTGCGAGGTGCCGGACATGTACAGTTCGTCCGCGCGTTCGTCCAATGCCATCGATTCGAAGGCGTCGGCCAGCGCGTCGGCCACGCCGCGCACCGACTCGTAGCCGGCGCTGGCGGCGATGGATCGCACGGTCTCCGCGGATTTCGATAGGGACAGTCCGACACATTGTTCGTTGACGGTGTTGGAGAGCCGGTTGATCTCGTCCACGGCGGGCATGGATGCGATGGTCAGGCCGTGCTGGGCCACGCGGCCGGTGTCAGTAATCACCACCGCGAGCAACGTGGTCATGGCAACGGGCACCATCTCCACGTGCCGCAATGTGGCCTTGGCCAGCGATGGCGAGGTGACTATGGCCACTTGACCGGTGATTTCGGACAACAGTCGTGCCGAACGCTGCAGCGCGTCCTTGAGACTCACCGATCCGGACAGGAAGCTGTTGATGCCGCGGCGCTGCGCCTCGCTGAGCGGCACCACGGTAGCAAGTCGGTCCACAAAGTATCGATAGCCCTTTTCGGTGGGCACACGACCGGCCGAAGTGTGCGGCTGAATCAGATATCCTTCATCCTCCAGAGCGGACATGTCGTTACGGATGGTGGCCGAACTGACGCCGAGATCATGGTCGCGCGTCAGCGAAGTGGAGCCCACGGGCTCCTGAGAACGGATGTAATCCTCCACCACGGCGCGCAGCACCAGCATGCGTCTTGATTGCGTCATGCGCGCCTCCTTATATATGCATACATATTCATATCAGTCACGGTTCACTCAGGGCGTACCCCGACGGTCGGTTCGCCACGCCGCGACACGCGGGAACCCAGAAATATTGCCTCTTTCTTGGCTCCGCCACGTGCAGGTGGCGCACTTCACCTTAGAACATTGTATTAGCACTCCTTAGGCTTGAGTGCTAATGCGTTCGTTTGCAGCGTAGCAATGTTCACTGTGAACGCTAACAGAACACAAACTACCAAAACACGCCAAAATTGCACCGCAACGTCGCAAACCGACGCTAGCATGGTAATCGCAATGTGAGGGCGTCAAGCGCCCGGCACAAGCCGGATACGCGGCCCGACCAATTGGAAGGAAAGTAATCCATGACCGAATTCAAGGAGACCGAGCTCGACGAGCGCGCCATCAAGATGGCGAAGGTCCTTTCGGCTGACGCGGTTGAGAAGGCAGGCTCCGGCCACCCCGGCTCCCCCGTCTCCCTGGCGCCCGTCGCCTACACGCTGTACCAGCACTTCATCAAGCACGATCCGAATGATCCCAACTGGGAAGGCCGCGATCGCTTCATCCTTTCCGGTGGCCATGCCTCCCTCACCCAGTACGTCCAGCTGTACTTCTCCGGCTACGGCGTGACCCTGGACGACCTTAAGAACTTCCGTGGCGGCGCTGCCACCCGCACCCCGGGCCACCCGGAGTACGGCCTGACCCCGGGCATCGAAATGACCACCGGCCCTCTGGGCCAGGGCTTCGCCTCCGCCATCGGCTTTGCCTACGGCGAGCGTTTCCAGCGCGGTCTGCTTGACCCGGAGACCCCGAAGGAAGATTCCCCGTTCTACCACAAGATTTGGGCCATCTGTGGTGAAGGCGACATCGAGGAGGGCATCTCCGGCGAGGCCGCTTCCCTGGCCGCCAACCAGAAGCTCGGCAACCTGACCGTGATCTTCGACGCCAACCGCATCCAGATCGAAGGCGACACCAACCTGGTGCTGGCCGAGGACGTGCTCAAGCGCTTCCAGGCCTACGGCTGGTACACCGACGAGTTCAGCTTCATCCAGCCCGACGGCTCCTACAAGGAGGACATCGAGGGTCTGGCCGACGTCATCGCCAAGGCCGAAGCCGCCGCCCCGGACCAGCCGAAGCTCATCAAGGTCCACTCCCTGATCGCCTGGCCGACCCCGGGCAAGACCAACGACCCGTCCTCCCACGGCTCCAAGCTGGGCGCCGAGGCCGTCGCCGGCCTCAAGAAACTCCTCGGCTACGATCCGGAGGAGTCCTTCCACGTCGACGAAGAAGCCCTGGCCCACGCCCGCAAGGTCGCCGATCGCGGCCTGGAGGCCCACAAGGCCTGGGACGAGAAGTTCGACGCCTGGCGCAAGGCCAACCCGGACAAGGCCGCCCTGTACGACCGTCTGAAGGCCGGTGAACTGCCGGAAGGCTTCGACAAGGCCCTTGACGACCTTGAGGCCACCTTCGAAGTCGGCAAGGGTGTCGCCACTCGTGGCGCCTCCGGCTCCGTGCTCAACGCCATCGCCGCCGTCATGCCGGAACTCTGGGGCGGCTCCGCCGACCTCGGTGGCTCCAACAAGACCGACCTCAAGGGCGCTGCCACCTTCGCCCCGGCCGAGTGCGCCACCAAGCAGTGGCCGAACTGCAACGAGTTCGGTCGCCAGCTGCACTTCGGCGTGCGCGAGTTCACCATGGGCTGCATCACCAACGGCATCCTGCTGGGTTCCCACACCCGTCCGTTCGGCGGCACCTTCTTCATGTTCTCCGACTACGAGCGTTCCGCCGTTCGTCTGGCCGCCCTCATGCAGATCCCGAACCTGTACATCTGGTCCCACGACTCCGTCGCCGTCGGCGAGGACGGCCCGACCCACCAGCCGGTTGAGCACCTTGCTTCCTTCCGCGCGATTCCTCAGCTTGAGGTCATTCGCCCGGCCGATGCCTTCGAGACCGCCGAGGCTTACCGTTACTTCTTCGAGAAGAAGAACACCCTGCCTGGCGCCATGGTTCTGACCCGTCAGGGTGTCCCGGT
This DNA window, taken from Bifidobacterium longum subsp. longum JCM 1217, encodes the following:
- the hrcA gene encoding heat-inducible transcriptional repressor HrcA — protein: MTQSRRMLVLRAVVEDYIRSQEPVGSTSLTRDHDLGVSSATIRNDMSALEDEGYLIQPHTSAGRVPTEKGYRYFVDRLATVVPLSEAQRRGINSFLSGSVSLKDALQRSARLLSEITGQVAIVTSPSLAKATLRHVEMVPVAMTTLLAVVITDTGRVAQHGLTIASMPAVDEINRLSNTVNEQCVGLSLSKSAETVRSIAASAGYESVRGVADALADAFESMALDERADELYMSGTSHLAHSRSLADLAPLFDALEEQVVLMKLMSNLSEETNASGVGVAIGSEMHTPGLLHASVVSSGYGRSGAAGEPAGNDPVGEPETESETESQTNDTEPIAFVGSIGPTHMDYAATMAAVRAVARYLTAFLSEGRTQD
- the tkt gene encoding transketolase, with translation MTEFKETELDERAIKMAKVLSADAVEKAGSGHPGSPVSLAPVAYTLYQHFIKHDPNDPNWEGRDRFILSGGHASLTQYVQLYFSGYGVTLDDLKNFRGGAATRTPGHPEYGLTPGIEMTTGPLGQGFASAIGFAYGERFQRGLLDPETPKEDSPFYHKIWAICGEGDIEEGISGEAASLAANQKLGNLTVIFDANRIQIEGDTNLVLAEDVLKRFQAYGWYTDEFSFIQPDGSYKEDIEGLADVIAKAEAAAPDQPKLIKVHSLIAWPTPGKTNDPSSHGSKLGAEAVAGLKKLLGYDPEESFHVDEEALAHARKVADRGLEAHKAWDEKFDAWRKANPDKAALYDRLKAGELPEGFDKALDDLEATFEVGKGVATRGASGSVLNAIAAVMPELWGGSADLGGSNKTDLKGAATFAPAECATKQWPNCNEFGRQLHFGVREFTMGCITNGILLGSHTRPFGGTFFMFSDYERSAVRLAALMQIPNLYIWSHDSVAVGEDGPTHQPVEHLASFRAIPQLEVIRPADAFETAEAYRYFFEKKNTLPGAMVLTRQGVPVLAETAAKAKDGVKKGAYILVDTEGTPDVILMASGSEVQWAVAAAKTLAGEGVKARVVSVPSMEWFEEQDAEYKEAVLPAAVKARVSVEAGVAMPWYKYLGSYGKPVSIEQFGLQGDGAQNMIDLGITAEHVVEAAKASIAEVEAAK